A portion of the Cryptomeria japonica chromosome 5, Sugi_1.0, whole genome shotgun sequence genome contains these proteins:
- the LOC131033599 gene encoding putative UPF0481 protein At3g02645, with protein MGKSNGLISDEWIMEVEAVVNASKGDNEEGQEKTGMSRRLRLPRAMMESKADAYTPHMVSLGPYHRHTLKDVAVGDYHQRLTYLSQMDAYKLSFAREATANNPSIINSLVEKITEPDQIKALEEFYDWKVGEEDSKKFGWMMTLDAFFLSYILHSSWDTENGDTEEDSVVPGLASIRCDILKLENQIPLFLLNEVERTLQAKGIEDPLHSRIPRLCSFQIFDLHLDDLEKEEHLLGSVHKYVSSFLQIDTQQKTLKSTFCRITLGDAVAAICGIFFPHPAKRGRRDFLNKYNAEELSHAGITFKAFTEPGSVRFDKYSDTLYLPQIIISDTYTEVLLRNLLALEFVDARRRKDVSNYVELMDCLIDTDVDVALLRSSQVIVRQSMMITDEYVAKMWDGMCKPFFFSGFLEPPQGLKSQIKEVLIKNYYKSKIKSVYREFREQYLSRPWQVVALVVGIIVVVMDTLQTYCSFRDCQSSAVNDNSSSGRKHFNRFG; from the exons ATGGGAAAGAGTAATGGTCTAATTTCAGACGAATGGATCATGGAGGTGGAAGCAGTTGTGAATGCAAGCAAGGGCGATAATGAGGAGGGGCAAGAGAAAACCGGAATGAGCAGGCGCCTGCGTCTGCCGAGGGCCATGATGGAAAGCAAAGCCGATGCATACACTCCCCACATGGTCTCTCTTGGCCCATATCACCGCCATACTCTCAAAGATGTTGCAGTGGGAGATTACCATCAGCGCCTCACATATCTTTCCCAAATGGATGCCTACAAGCTCAGCTTTGCAAGGGAAGCAACTGCCAATAACCCATCGATCATCAACTCCTTGGTCGAAAAGATAACAGAACCGGATCAGATCAAAGCTCTTGAGGAATTCTACGACTGGAAGGTGGGCGAGGAGGATTCTAAAAAGTTCGGCTGGATGATGACCCTCGATGCCTTTTTTCTCTCTTACATTCTCCACAGCAGCTGGGATACTGAAAATGGGGACACAGAGGAAGACAGTGTTGTGCCTGGGCTTGCCAGTATAAGATGTGATATTCTCAAATTGGAAAACCAAATTCCTTTATTTCTTCTCAATGAAGTGGAGAGAACTCTCCAAGCCAAGGGGATCGAAGATCCTCTGCATTCTCGAATCCCCCGTCTCTGTTCTTTTCAAATctttgatctccatcttgatgacCTAGAAAAGGAGGAGCATTTGCTGGGTTCTGTGCACAAATATGTCTCATCCTTCCTACAAATTGACACCCAGCAGAAAACACTCAAGTCGACCTTCTGTCGAATAACACTTGGCGATGCAGTTGCGGCAATCTGCGGAATCTTTTTCCCTCACCCTGCAAAACGAG GTCGACGAGACTTTCTTAACAAATACAATGCAGAGGAGCTCAGTCATGCTGGCATTACATTCAAGGCTTTCACAGAGCCGGGGAGTGTCCGGTTCGACAAGTATTCTGACACGCTGTATCTTCCCCAGATAATAATTTCCGACACATATACAGAAGTCCTGCTCAGGAATCTTCTCGCTTTGGAGTTCGTCGACGCCCGTAGACGTAAAGACGTGTCGAATTACGTGGAGCTGATGGACTGCCTAATCGACACCGACGTTGACGTGGCTCTGCTGAGGAGCAGCCAAGTCATTGTGAGACAGAGTATGATGATAACTGATGAGTACGTGGCGAAAATGTGGGATGGGATGTGTAAGCCTTTCTTTTTTTCTGGGTTTCTTGAGCCTCCCCAGGGATTGAAATCTCAGATCAAGGAGGTGCTGATCAAGAACTATTATAAGAGCAAAATCAAGAGTGTTTACCGGGAGTTCCGGGAACAGTACTTGTCGAGGCCGTGGCAGGTGGTCGCTCTTGTGGTGGGGATAATTGTGGTGGTGATGGATACGTTGCAGACTTACTGTTCTTTTAGGGATTGCCAGTCCAGTGCAGTTAATGACAACAGTAGCAGTGGGCGTAAGCATTTCAATAGATTTGGGTAG